One window of the Podospora pseudocomata strain CBS 415.72m chromosome 7, whole genome shotgun sequence genome contains the following:
- a CDS encoding hypothetical protein (EggNog:ENOG503P14S; COG:S) produces the protein MLRTPVSEYILNQDTGPLALPPLLRNVRGALFPGNAPGKGTLVAPEGEEGLRVLKRRCARGLWGLLGGNVAKIYFGLSPFSGGAAAAAKKTTLQKEKGDVSSEGSSPSSSGEDGSGKKKAARFDDDLVSSSSSTQAREGTDRGHGHGQHQRHHRKKANKNDASRRGRRRTTKSKAATPTTVSADEEEATMTPEEEEIFSEIERGILDVFSDAYCNKHLVYGLVELVLVRLMPEVGEKGVLELWAERGVDCT, from the exons ATGCTCAGGACCCCCGTCAGCGAA TACATACTCAACCAAGACACTGGACCATTGGCGCTCCCCCCACTTTTGCGCAACGTGCGCGGGGCGCTCTTTCCTGGTAATGCGCCAGGGAAGGGGACGTTGGTTGCTccagaaggggaggaggggttgagagtgttgaagaggaggtgcGCTAGGGGGTTAtgggggctgttggggggtAATGTTGCCAAAATCTACTTTGGGCTTTCACCGTTCAGCggcggtgctgctgctgctgctaagAAAACTACACtgcaaaaggaaaagggagatGTGTCCTCTGAGGGGAGCTCACCTTCTTCGTCAGGGGAGGACGGCAGCgggaaaaagaaagcagcgaggtttgatgatgatcttgttagtagtagtagtagtacGCAGGCTAGGGAAGGAACGGACCGCGGCCACGGCCAcggccaacaccaacgacacCACCGCAAAAAGGCTAACAAGAATGATGCTAGCCGTCGGGGGCGCCGGAGGACAACAAAAAGTAAGgctgcaacaccaacaacggtGTCtgctgatgaagaagaagcgacAATGacaccagaagaagaggagattTTCTCTGAAATCGAGAGAGGGATCCTAGACGTCTTTTCTGACGCCTACTGCAACAAGCATTTGGTTTACGGCCTTGTTGAGCTGGTactggtgaggttgatgcccgaggttggggagaagggggtgctGGAGCTGTGGgcggaaaggggggttgattgTACTTAG
- the MSS51 gene encoding translational activator for mitochondrial COX1 (BUSCO:EOG09261OKK; COG:S; EggNog:ENOG503NTVQ): MALPADLAARSALSRVCSHCSVSFRRQAGARLPNGLFQASQRQQQQRSVHSKCPPPRAAVDSNVPKPAPTSVTKRFSSGFAFGSSAPAPTKTEKKRVLEADDLFHSFTNSPIPEIRKRAAFMRQYARCNHPDHQPHGNLAPAHVDFECPDCGIPVSCSKEHWADDYEKHLEICDTLRQINEDDHDLRSGRFFPEFEYAGPQIDEALINMTNWDTFLYTRSFLAIDDDRSMRQATRLLTYPVTIASVLHELSPYNLKSGGRLTAEGLKSFSALRYTLHPPKNGGGMDIKGLRVEAPPVRLFILGARAESSLPRDVWVQLAHVFPGSRIHLIFIGPESMTNRDNEFPLPPRTATNPFGAIVEDRVWPTMKISTIVDYYHTLHKTGHFYPYDPYFDCFVMFHPGLGHPASSHEWVETLPMLLETKAPIIVTGYTQEDMERDVAWVNKTAHGEFDMLLEPGENRFRSLRWDLNDLDPQDVSAGNWGVWAFRGKRYETTRKDSE, translated from the exons ATGGCGCTTCCGGCAGATCTTGCGGCACGCTCAGCGCTGTCGAGAGTGTGTTCACACTGCTCAGTCTCTTTCAGGAGACAAGCCGGAGCCAGGTTACCCAATGGCCTTTTTCAGGCCTCAcaacgacagcagcaacaacgcTCCGTCCATAGCAAATGCCCCCCTCCACGAGCTGCCGTCGATAGCAATGTCCCCAAGCCTGCTCCAACCTCCGTTACGAAGCGCTTCTCTTCTGGCTTTGCCTTTGGATCCAGTGCGCCCGCACCCACCAAGaccgagaagaaaagagTTCTGGAAGCCGATGACCTCTTCCACTCGTTCACCAACTCTCCCATTCCCGAGATCCGGAAAAGAGCGGCTTTCATGAGGCAGTATGCCCGCTGCAACCACCCCGACCACCAGCCCCATGGGAATCTGGCACCTGCCCATGTCGACTTCGAATGTCCTGACTGTGGTATTCCAGTGTCCTGCTCCAAGGAGCACTGGGCTGACGACTATGAGAAGCACCTGGAAATATGCGATACACTGAGGCAAATCAACGAGGACGACCACGATCTGCGGTCCGGCCGCTTTTTCCCCGAGTTCGAATATGCTGGGCCACAAATAGACGAAGCTCTAATCAACATGACCAACTGGGATACCTTTTTATATACccgctccttcctcgccattgatgatgataggaGCATGAGACAGGCCACGAGGTTACTCACTTATCCCGTCACGATTGCCAGCGTGCTTCATGAGCTTAGTCCATACAATCTCAAATCTGGAGGAAGGCTGACTGCAGAGGGTCTGAAGAGCTTCAGCG CTCTTCGATACACTCTTCACCCACCTAAAAACGGCGGTGGCATGGACATCAAGGGCCTTCGGGTAGAGGCCCCACCTGTTCGTCTGTTCATTCTCGGTGCCCGGGCCGAGTCGTCTCTTCCTCGAGATGTTTGGGTGCAACTCGCACATGTGTTCCCGGGCTCCCGCATTCACCTGATCTTTATTGGCCCTGAGAGCATGACGAACCGAGACAACGAGTTCCCGCTGCCCCCTCGGActgccaccaaccccttcggTGCCATCGTCGAGGACCGAGTCTGGCCTACCATGAAGATCAGCACCATCGTGGACTACTACCACACCCTCCACAAGACCGGTCACTTCTACCCTTACGACCCCTACTTTGACTGCTTCGTCATGTTTCACCCCGGTCTGGGTCACCCAGCAAGCTCCCATGAGTGGGTAGAGACGCTTCCCATGCTTCTGGAAACCAAGGCCCCCATCATTGTCACTGGCTACACGCAGGAGGATATGGAGCGCGATGTTGCGTGGGTCAACAAGACAGCTCATGGTGAATTCGACATGCTTTTGGAGCCTGGTGAGAACCGGTTCCGCAGTCTTCGGTGGGATTTGAACGATCTTGATCCCCAGGACGTCAGTGCCGGCAACTGGGGCGTCTGGGCATTCAGAGGCAAGAG ATATGAAACCACCCGCAAAGATTCCGAATAA
- a CDS encoding hypothetical protein (COG:S; EggNog:ENOG503Q4WK) — translation MHNQIIASTGMDQESHLAHDNNTYGNDSWVDMNSYHHHHQTTMPDYGGNYGYSSIPPITHGLPSENLNRMPPPPPPHSMHQQHASHTQLPMLMMPHHQPTPTWPSMLTNPNNYSPHSAPPIAIPPITTPLKTTKLPAIQTTTSQPRKTLTDDDRRAMCQYAKDHPNAKQTDIGQRFGVERSTVSKVLRHKDKYLNSEDRSSSPIKRGKGKGADIEKALTAFLRNARKEGKTLTTEEVKEKAQSFSMVGGGDSFMEHNSSAWLEKFMLKHGMGPGRLMRRASETNILDSRRNSPALSASQPSSAISPASPAGHLSPSPLSANKSDEEKESMNSFMDFTTDNAYKHTNTQSNASLNSAYTDHANSSFSGSALSPAASFGFSPDPNTGGFPPPGAPGGGFQRPRSQTFPTLDLEYMNQSQNTEPLTPKYHVSSTAPSSALEPPSANPSGGHFSIDQAISPQLRHSTSNQSLGGRSSTTPVTANPSSPSSPTQEDARRAADTLLSFITNSGGFADHSEYMTLLKLTEKLRIHQMQLAKAHGMGGLSRIPEGDSEMTNTTSIKLEPTTTA, via the exons ATGCACAACCAGATCATCGCCTCGACGGGCATGGACCAGGAAAGTCACTTAGCACACGATAACAACACATATGGCAACGACAGTTGGGTCGACATGAATTcgtatcaccaccatcatcaaaccaCCATGCCCGACTATGGAGGGAACTATGGCTACTCGTCTATCCCGCCCATCACTCACGGGCTACCATCGGAAAATTTGAACaggatgccaccaccaccgcctcctcattCCATGCACCAACAGCATGCCTCTCACACACAGCTACCAATGCTCATGAtgcctcatcatcaaccgaCGCCTACCTGGCCGAGTATGTTGACAAACCCAAACAACTACAGCCCTCACTCGGCCCCTCCGATCGCCATACCTCCCATCACTACACCACTCAAGACGACGAAGCTTCCAGCGATTcagaccaccacctcccaaccGAGAAAGACCTTGACGGACGATGACCGCCGCGCCATGTGCCAGTATGCCAAGGACCACCCCAACGCGAAGCAGACTGACATCGGCCAGCGCTTTGGCGTGGAGAGGAG TACCGTCTCCAAGGTCCTGAGACATAAGGACAAATACCTGAACTCGGAGGATCGGAGCAGTTCACCTATCAAGCGTGGCAAAGGAAAGGGAGCAGACATTGAAAAGGCGCTGACGGCCTTCCTTCGTAATGCTCGAAAGGAAGGCAAAACTCTGACTACCgaagaggtcaaggagaaggcccaGTCGTTTTCTAtggtcggcggtggtgattcCTTTATGGAGCACAACAGCTCGGCTTGGCTGGAAAAGTTCATGCTCAAGCATGGCATGGGCCCCGGGAGACTGATGCGCCGGGCGTCAGAAACCAACATTTTGGACAGTAGACGCAACTCGCCAGCGTTGAGTGCTTCCCAGCCATCAAGCGCCATTTCCCCAGCGTCTCCAGCCGGCCAcctgtcaccatcacccttgTCCGCAAACAAGAGCgacgaagaaaaggaaagcaTGAACAGTTTCATGGACTTTACGACCGACAATGCCTACAAGCACACAAATACGCAGAGCAATGCATCGCTAAACAGTGCTTACACCGACCATGCCAACTCTTCCTTTTCTGGGAGCGCTCTCAGTCCTGCAGCTTCGTTTGGTTTCTCGCCGGATCCCAATACTGGCGGATTTCCGCCTCCCGGAGCACCAGGGGGAGGTTTCCAACGCCCGCGAAGCCAGACATTTCCGACGCTGGACCTGGAATACATGAACCAGTCTCAGAACACGGAGCCCCTGACGCCAAAGTATCATGTCTCATCTACCGCACCATCTTCGGCACTGGAGCCGCCATCCGCCAACCCGTCGGGTGGGCATTTCAGTATCGATCAGGCGATTTCACCTCAGCTCCGtcacagcaccagcaaccagaGTCTTGGTGGGAGATCTTCAACGACTCCAGTTACGGCGAATCCCTCGTCTCCCAGCTCACCCACTCAAGAGGATGCAAGAAGAGCGGCGGATACTCTTCTGTCTTTTATCACCAACTCTGGTGGATTTGCTGACCATTCCGAGTACATGACTCTGCTCAAGCTTACCGAAAAGCTACGTATCCACCAAATGCAGCTAGCAAAGGCCCATGGCATGGGAGGACTCTCGCGCATCCCCGAGGGCGACAGTGAGATGACGAACACGACCTCTATCAAACTGGAACCGACAACTACCGCCTGA
- the RSE1 gene encoding pre-mRNA-splicing factor rse1 (COG:A; BUSCO:EOG092607OQ; EggNog:ENOG503NZIJ), with the protein MATTSNMFLYSLTIQPPTTISQALLGQFSGTKEQQIITASGSRLTLLQPDPRQGKVNTILSQDVFGIIRAIASFRLAGSHKDYIILATDSGRIAIIEYLPKTNRFNRIHLETFGKSGVRRVVPGQYLAADPKGRACLIASLEKNKLVYVLNRNAQAELTISSPLEAHKPGVLVLSLVALDVGYANPVFAALELDYTEADQDPTGQAGQEPEAQLVYYELDLGLNHVVRKWSDAVDPTSSLLFQVPGGSDGPSGVLVCGEENITYRHSNQEAFRVPIPRRRGPTEDPQRKRTIVSGVMHKLKGSAGAFFFLLQTEDGDLFKVTLDMVEDDNGNPTGEVKRLKIKYFDTIPIATSLCILKSGFLFVASEFGNHSLYQFEKLGDDDEELEFSSEEFPTDSRAAYNPVYFQPRPLENLTLVESIDSMNPQIDCKVANLTGEDAPQIYSVCGNGARSSFRMLKHGLEVSEIVASELPGTPAAVWTTKLTKYDEYDAYIVLSFTNATLVLSIGETVEEVSDSGFLTTVPTLAVQQLGEEGLIQVHPKGIRHIVQGRVNEWPAPQHRSIVAAATNENQVVIALSSGEIVYFEMDADGSLAEYDEKKEMSGTVTSLSLGRVPEGLRRSSFLAVGCDDCTVRILSLDPESTLEMKSIQALTAAPASLSIMSMEDSFGGTTLYLHIGLHSGVYLRTVLDEVTGELTDTRQKFLGPKPTKLFQVSVQGRPCVLALNSRPWLGYTDPITKGFVMTPLSYVDLEYGWNFSSEQCLEGMVGIHANFLRIFTIEKLGDNMIQKSIPLTYTPKRLVKHPEQPYFYTIEADNNTLPPELRAQLLAQSNTNGDAAILPPEEFGYPKARNRWASCISIVDPVSDEPSVLNRVDLDNNEAAVSAAVVSFASQDGESFLIVGTGKDMILSPRQFSEGYIHVYRFHDDGRDLEFIHKTKIEEPPMALIPFQGRLLAGIGKTLRIYDLGLKQLLRKAQAEIAPQLIVSLQTQGNRIVVGDVQQGITYAVYKPEGNKLLAWADDTINRWTTCTAMVDYESVAGGDKFGNVWILRAPERASQESDEPGSEIQLVHAKSYLHGAPNRTALMAHFYTQDLPTSITKTNLVVGGQDVLLWSGIQGTVGVLIPFVSREDVDFFQSLESHMRAEDPPLAGRDHLIYRGYYVPVKGVIDGDLCERFALLANDKKQMIAGELDRSVREIERKISDIRTRSAF; encoded by the exons ATGGCGACCACCTCTAACATGTTCCTGTACTCGTTGACGATCCAGCCGCCAACCACGATATCGCAAGCGTTGCTGGGCCAGTTCTCGGGAACCAAAGAACAACaaatcatcaccgcctcTGGCTCTCGCCTCACATTACTCCAACCAGACCCACGGCAGGGCAAGGTCAACACTATTCTATCACAGGATGTCTTTGGAATTATTAGGGCCATTGCGTCCTTTCGCCTTGCTGGCAGCCACAAGG ACTACATCATCCTCGCGACAGACTCGGGCCGTATCGCTATCATCGAGTACCTGCCCAAGACCAACAGGTTTAATCGCATCCACCTAGAGACCTTTGGAAAGTCGGGTGTTCGACGTGTTGTACCTGGCCAATATCTTGCCGCCGATCCCAAAGGAAGAGCCTGTTTGATTGCCTCGCTCGAGAAGAACAAGCTTGTCTACGTCCTTAATCGCAACGCCCAAGCAGagctcaccatctcctcGCCATTGGAAGCACACAAGCCCGGTGTCTTGGTGCTTTCGCTCGTCGCCCTCGATGTTGGATACGCCAACCCTGTGTTTGCAGCCCTGGAGCTCGACTACACCGAAGCAGACCAGGACCCGACTGGGCAGGCTGGTCAGGAGCCAGAAGCACAGCTTGTATACTACGAACTCGATCTCGGTCTGAACCATGTGGTTCGCAAGTGGTCTGACGCGGTGGACCCAACCTCTTCGTTACTTTTCCAGGTTCCCGGCGGCAGCGATGGTCCTAGTGGTGTTCTGGTCTGCGGCGAGGAAAATATTACTTATCGACACTCGAATCAGGAGGCTTTCCGCGTACCAATTCCACGACGGCGGGGTCCTACCGAGGATCCCCAGAGAAAGCGAACCATTGTCTCGGGCGTCATGCACAAGCTCAAGGGCAGCGCAGgtgcctttttctttttgctgcagACAGAAGATGGGGATCTCTTCAAGGTCACGCTGGATATGGTCGAGGACGACAATGGGAACCCTACCGGAGAGGTGAAACGGCTCAAGATCAAATACTTTGATACGATTCCAATAGCCACAAGCTTGTGCATTCTCAAGAGCGGTTTCCTCTTTGTGGCAAGCGAGTTTGGCAACCATTCTCTGTACCAATTCGAAAAGCTcggcgatgatgacgaggaactCGAGTTCTCGAGCGAGGAGTTCCCAACGGACTCTCGTGCCGCGTACAATCCAGTATACTTCCAGCCTCGGCCACTCGAAAATCTGACTCTAGTCGAGAGCATCGACTCGATGAACCCTCAAATAGATTGCAAAGTGGCAAACTTGACAGGAGAGGACGCGCCGCAAATCTACTCGGTGTGTGGTAACGGTGCGAGAAGCTCTTTCCGGATGCTTAAGCATGGGCTGGAGGTATCAGAAATTGTTGCCTCGGAACTCCCTGGCACACCTGCTGCAGTCTGGACGACCAAGCTCACAAAGTACGACGAATACGATGCTTACATTGTTCTTTCGTTCACCAACGCGACATTGGTACTGAGCATTGGCGAAACCGTCGAGGAAGTTAGTGACAGCGGATTTCTCACCACTGTGCCAACATTGGCTGTCCAACagctgggcgaggaaggtCTCATTCAGGTTCACCCCAAGGGCATTAGACATATTGTCCAAGGTCGTGTTAATGAATGGCCAGCGCCTCAGCATCGGTCGATTGTGGCTGCCGCTACCAATGAGAATCAAGTCGTCATTGCTCTGAGCTCGGGCGAGATTGTGTACTTTGAGATGGATGCAGATGGATCTCTCGCCGAGTatgacgagaagaaggaaatgtCTGGTACCGTCACGTCTTTGAGTTTGGGAAGGGTACCGGAAGGCTTACGGCGGAGTTCGTTCTTGGCTGTTGGGTGTGACGACTGCACTGTGCGCATTCTCAGCCTCGACCCCGAATCCACCCTCGAAATGAAGTCGATCCAGGCTCTTACAGCGGCGCCGGCATCGCTTTCCATCATGTCTATGGAAGACTCGTTCGGTGGCACCACCCTATATCTGCATATCGGCTTACACTCTGGTGTCTACCTCCGAACTGTGTTGGACGAGGTCACTGGTGAGCTTACGGACACCCGTCAAAAATTCTTGGgccccaagcccaccaagctCTTCCAGGTTTCTGTGCAGGGGCGGCCATGTGTGCTCGCCCTGAACTCCCGCCCATGGTTGGGCTACACGGACCCTATTACCAAGGGTTTCGTAATGACACCGCTGAGCTATGTCGATCTTGAGTATGGATGGAACTTTAGCAGCGAGCAGTGTCTGGAAGGCATGGTGGGTATCCACGCCAATTTCCTCAG AATCTTCACCATCGAGAAGCTCGGGGACAACATGATCCAAAAGTCCATTCCTCTGACCTATACACCAAAGCGCCTGGTCAAACATCCCGAGCAGCCCTACTTCTACACCATCGAAGCCGACAACAATACTCTCCCACCAGAGCTCCGGGCGCAGCTGCTGGCTCAGTCTAATACTAATGGTGACGCAGCCATTCTGCCTCCAGAGGAGTTTGGCTATCCCAAGGCCAGGAACAGGTGGGCATCGTGTATCAGCATTGTCGACCCTGTCAGCGATGAGCCAAGCGTTCTCAACCGTGTCGacctcgacaacaacgaAGCCGCCGTCAGTGCTGCCGTTGTGTCGTTTGCCAGCCAAGACGGCGAGAGCTTCCTTATCGTTGGTACCGGCAAGGACATGATTCTCAGCCCTCGCCAATTCAGCGAAGGCTACATCCATGTCTACCGCTTCCACGACGATGGCCGTGACTTGGAATTCATCCACAAGACCAAGATTGAAGAACCCCCCATGGCGctcatccccttccaagGCCGTCTCCTCGCCGGCATTGGCAAGACGTTGAGAATCTATGATCTTGGTCTCAAGCAGCTTCTCCGCAAGGCCCAAGCCGAGATTGCCCCTCAGCTTATCGTGTCGTTGCAGACGCAAGGTAACCGTATCGTCGTCGGTGATGTCCAGCAGGGGATTACCTACGCCGTCTACAAACCCGAAGGCAACAAGCTCCTTGCGTGGGCGGATGACACCATCAACCGATGGACGACCTGCACAGCCATGGTCGACTACGAATCTGTCGCCGGCGGAGACAAATTCGGCAACGTCTGGATCTTGCGGGCTCCCGAGCGCGCCTCCCAGGAGTCGGACGAGCCCGGCTCGGAAATCCAACTCGTCCACGCAAAGAGCTACCTCCACGGCGCACCCAATCGGACCGCTCTCATGGCGCACTTTTACACTCAGGATCTTCCTACGTCGATCACCAAGACGAATCTTGTTGTGGGCGGGCAGGATGTTTTGCTCTGGAGCGGAATTCAGGGGACGGTGGGGGTGCTGATCCCGTTTGTGAGCAGGGAAGATGTGGATTTCTTCCAGAGCTTGGAGAGTCACATGAGGGCCGAGGATCCGCCGCTTGCCGGGAGGGATCATTTGATTTATCGGGGGTATTATGTGCCCGTCAAGGGGGTGATTGATGGGGATCTATGCGAGAGGTTTGCGCTGTTGGCGAATGACAAGAAGCAGATGATTGCTGGGGAGCTGGACAGGAGCGTGAGGGAGATTGAGAGGAAGATTTCG GACATCCGTACAAGGTCTGCATTCTAG
- a CDS encoding hypothetical protein (EggNog:ENOG503Q4BA; COG:S) produces MTTAAAQAPSRVQTPNPPPPGPVTPRPKPSRTSSLQSESGPTSKTASADASQTPAQSGGAAARRSARPAFPTTDPLSDKATALLIRRILCPQHIEKAKSAPAPIEELLPPLTSRNDVDLQLYALIAIILREYIQNWYNKITPDETFVAEIVQIIAHITRALEQRLRKVDLESLLFDEIPDLLDKHITAYRIAHDPITQAPIRTNAREIYHSLCPLPALTPVPRPEDPESVAQQAENEVAYRQLLVHAVLAILLPTEDLENGCLTALVGQIFSELIIGNSVANKLSEPWMILEMIIIATRTLGKRKAIEDENPSGRPGKGSSAGRRGLSSVQGLFWMVVHWCFLATSFIRLAFTVLMTTRSLPPRSSHSTAQRKNVVQHEVGLDSGPLKMPVLAFRCWSAISNLIEMDVRMPWLCGALSMVQWVTMTGPGRIAAVDGKLDR; encoded by the exons ATGACGACCGCAGCTGCCCAGGCTCCCAGCCGCGTccaaacacccaacccaccaccaccggggCCGGTAACGCCTCGACCCAAGCCATCGCGCACGTCGAGTCTACAGTCAGAGTCGGGGCCAACCTCCAAAACAGCTTCAGCTGATGCGTCTCAGACGCCTGCCCAGTCAGGAGGAGCGGCAGCTCGACGAAGCGCCCGCCCGGCATTTCCCACCACCGACCCCCTCTCAGACAAAGCCACCGCTCTCCTGATCCGCCGCATCCTCTGCCCTCAGCATATCGAAAAGGCCAAGAGTGCGCCAGCACCGATTGAGGAGCTCTTACCGCCGCTGACCAGTCGCAACGATGTGGATCTGCAGCTCTACgccctcatcgccatcatcctGAGGGAGTACATCCAGAACTGGTACAACAAGATTACGCCCGATGAGACATTCGTTGCCGAGATTGTTCAAATCATCGCACACATCACAAGAGCCCTCGAGCAGCGGCTGCGGAAAGTGGACCTGGAGAGCCTTTTATTCGACGAGATTCCAGATCTGCTCGATAAGCACATCACTG CCTACCGCATAGCCCATGATCCCATCACGCAGGCCCCCATCAGGACAAATGCTCGCGAGATCTACCACTCGCTATGTCCACTCCCCGCGCTGACACCCGTCCCCCGCCCAGAGGACCCTGAAAGCGTTGCCCAACAGGCCGAGAATGAAGTAGCGTATCGTCAACTGCTAGTTCACGCCGTCCTGGCCATCCTGCTCCCCACCGAAGACCTCGAGAATGGGTGCCTGACAGCTCTGGTTGGCCAAATATTTTCAGAGCTAATCATCGGGAACTCGGTCGCCAACAAACTATCGGAGCCGTGGATGATATTGGAGATGATCATTATTGCGACACGAACGTTGGGCAAGAGAAAAGCAATCGAGGACGAGAATCCTTCGGGGCGGCCGGGCAAGGGCTCCTCGGCTGGTCGCCGCGGCCTCTCTTCGGTGCAGGGCTTGttttggatggtggtgcaCTGGTGCTTCCTCGCGACCTCATTCATCAGATTGGCCTTCACGGTCCTCATGACGACCCGTTCTCTGCCGCCTCGAAGCTCTCACAGCACGGCCCAGCGCAAGAATGTGGTTCAACACGAGGTCGGACTGGATTCTGGACCACTCAAAATGCCCGTGTTGGCCTTCAGATGCTGGTCGGCAATATCGAATCTGATCGAGATGGATGTGCGGATGCCATGGCTCTGCGGCGCATTATCGATGGTGCAGTGGGTTACCATGACGGGACCAGGACGAATCGCGGCCGTAGATGGCAAGCTTGACAGGTAG